One region of Polynucleobacter sp. SHI8 genomic DNA includes:
- a CDS encoding OmpA family protein yields MTSSQRLRYQCHHCLEEAKIATPGCKTCGSTSTSHFVLDPLNSNTTLVCNACNEVQTSQDRPPIDCLNCHQGMFDWWDSQENTWFKLDLQPKTTSTNDVWVKGDFDGDYEGVLKPEFRTKSETPGNAHYFDILFKHSFLKNIVRIPSPPTTIGPNEIRPFTSPLIFPVDVQTPHLNSEEPQVNRVALRDFRLHEWEFVGSVESAAHDATKRFGRIKGTGYGIVQEHDPKEDVIEEEPKSIVEQAVTKVQEFSKGPQKETVVDDQVITEPEYPYDTCFSCSTFLHILLFILIWITCTLKIAGLFILFITIVCWLDEALGKNDLQIKNRFLSILFGLILLIASGAALTIGYWPSFIQQCHELSQQALIVTAVAFLLSAFLRSCFVKTLLLAFLVVALISWCKIHDRDCRFTPTTNSFEIAASHIQQQVNILTDHDVNSEMINDASQNNPNGQRISLDQANQKPELLDNCNNRIYIPFAFNSSDIDPNTNIKLYRLGMILKQYNPEKIIISGYTSKDLGDETPNGYVNNINLSVERTNAIKTYLVENDFISAEKIETRGFGYSLPILPNDVANSINRRVEVNIQCANFKTQ; encoded by the coding sequence ATGACTTCTTCTCAGCGTCTTCGATATCAATGTCATCACTGCTTGGAAGAGGCGAAAATTGCTACGCCTGGATGTAAGACTTGTGGCTCAACGAGTACCAGTCATTTTGTATTAGACCCTCTCAACTCCAATACCACCCTTGTTTGTAATGCTTGCAACGAAGTCCAAACTTCTCAGGATCGACCCCCTATCGATTGTTTAAATTGCCATCAAGGCATGTTTGATTGGTGGGATAGTCAAGAAAATACTTGGTTTAAATTAGATCTTCAACCTAAAACAACTAGTACAAACGATGTATGGGTCAAGGGAGACTTTGATGGTGATTACGAGGGAGTCCTCAAACCTGAATTTAGAACCAAATCAGAAACTCCTGGTAATGCTCATTATTTTGATATTTTATTTAAACATTCATTTTTAAAAAATATCGTTCGTATCCCAAGTCCGCCAACAACGATTGGCCCAAATGAGATAAGACCTTTTACGAGTCCACTGATCTTCCCTGTCGATGTACAAACTCCTCATCTGAATTCTGAGGAACCACAGGTCAATCGTGTGGCTCTTCGTGATTTTCGGCTCCACGAATGGGAATTTGTTGGTAGTGTCGAGTCTGCTGCGCATGATGCAACCAAACGCTTTGGTCGCATCAAAGGAACTGGCTATGGGATTGTGCAAGAACATGATCCTAAAGAAGATGTAATAGAAGAAGAACCGAAAAGCATCGTTGAACAAGCTGTCACCAAAGTTCAAGAGTTTAGTAAAGGTCCGCAAAAAGAAACTGTTGTGGATGATCAAGTCATCACAGAGCCAGAATACCCTTACGATACCTGCTTTAGTTGCTCGACCTTCTTACATATCCTTCTTTTTATCCTGATTTGGATCACCTGCACACTAAAAATCGCTGGTTTATTTATTCTCTTTATTACTATTGTGTGTTGGCTAGATGAGGCACTTGGCAAAAATGATTTACAAATCAAAAATCGATTCTTAAGCATCCTCTTTGGACTTATCTTATTAATTGCCTCTGGCGCTGCTCTAACCATTGGCTATTGGCCTTCATTTATTCAACAGTGTCATGAGCTAAGTCAACAGGCTTTAATTGTGACGGCGGTAGCTTTCCTACTGAGCGCCTTTTTAAGGTCATGCTTTGTGAAGACTTTACTGCTGGCTTTCTTGGTGGTTGCCCTAATATCTTGGTGCAAAATCCATGATCGGGACTGTCGATTTACACCAACAACGAATTCTTTTGAGATTGCTGCAAGTCACATCCAACAACAAGTGAATATCCTCACCGATCATGATGTGAACTCTGAAATGATCAATGATGCCTCACAAAATAACCCGAATGGTCAACGCATATCCTTAGATCAAGCAAACCAAAAGCCAGAATTACTCGATAACTGCAATAATCGAATTTATATTCCGTTTGCCTTTAATAGTTCAGACATCGACCCCAACACCAATATCAAACTTTACCGCTTGGGTATGATTTTGAAACAATATAATCCTGAGAAAATTATTATCTCTGGATATACCAGTAAAGATCTTGGCGATGAAACACCGAATGGATATGTGAACAACATTAACCTGAGCGTGGAAAGAACCAACGCCATTAAAACTTACTTAGTCGAAAACGATTTTATTAGTGCCGAGAAAATTGAAACTCGAGGCTTTGGCTATAGCTTACCCATTCTTCCGAATGACGTCGCCAATTCCATCAACCGCCGGGTTGAGGTAAACATTCAATGCGCAAACTTTAAGACCCAATAA
- a CDS encoding DUF4407 domain-containing protein, with protein sequence MSLVESIDQYRYPDEGELHQSKISKFLWFCAGADLQLLKHCPQSERIKEEGIGGVVLATGVLAFISSSYAFYIVFRDPNISGLITSIMSIAFGFVWALIIFNLDRFIVSSTGHGDGTEKITWEEFTGAIPRLIMALIIGFTLSKPLEIRIMKSELEAIYQQKKDEYIQNRTPIENERYESEHKISQEKFDTVSADRVRFEKERQELQDKAVQERVDANKEASGKNGNGVSGTGPIYKARMANADNLEAQAQKKADDIKAWDEQHKDEVDKFKDEIDGIDKKHAKKLAEINTNGEKLNGLVNQIMWAHEAYPVVSWALTLLLLSIEIAPILYKLMIRNGPYHYLTENQREIVAARYAVERKAITMSGNYGQQAEIEIFHQAEASLKSSIAHLNSEARLSSQALEQFENLVSKDISNSPEKYVQLAPSKKV encoded by the coding sequence ATGAGCCTTGTTGAGAGTATTGACCAATATAGATACCCGGATGAGGGTGAGTTACATCAAAGCAAAATCAGTAAGTTTTTATGGTTTTGTGCAGGCGCTGATCTGCAATTATTAAAACATTGTCCGCAATCTGAACGAATTAAAGAAGAAGGTATTGGTGGGGTTGTATTAGCAACAGGGGTTTTGGCCTTCATATCTTCCTCTTATGCCTTTTATATTGTGTTTAGAGATCCAAATATCAGCGGCCTGATTACCTCTATTATGTCTATTGCATTTGGTTTTGTTTGGGCATTGATTATTTTTAATCTCGACCGCTTTATTGTCTCCTCCACAGGTCATGGTGATGGTACTGAAAAAATTACATGGGAAGAGTTCACGGGTGCGATTCCACGTTTAATCATGGCCTTGATTATTGGCTTTACCTTATCCAAGCCGCTTGAAATTCGGATCATGAAATCCGAATTAGAAGCCATCTATCAACAGAAAAAAGATGAGTATATTCAAAATAGAACTCCTATTGAAAATGAACGCTATGAAAGTGAGCATAAAATTTCTCAAGAAAAGTTTGACACGGTCAGTGCTGATCGCGTCCGATTTGAAAAAGAAAGACAAGAACTGCAAGATAAAGCTGTTCAAGAACGGGTCGATGCCAATAAAGAGGCTTCCGGAAAAAATGGTAATGGCGTTTCCGGAACAGGCCCTATCTATAAAGCACGGATGGCAAATGCTGATAACTTAGAAGCTCAAGCTCAGAAAAAAGCGGATGATATCAAAGCCTGGGATGAACAGCATAAAGATGAAGTGGATAAATTTAAAGATGAAATCGATGGCATTGACAAAAAACACGCAAAAAAACTAGCTGAAATCAATACAAATGGTGAGAAACTCAATGGTCTGGTCAATCAAATTATGTGGGCACATGAAGCTTATCCTGTCGTTTCATGGGCATTAACACTGCTCTTACTTTCTATTGAAATAGCCCCTATTCTTTATAAATTGATGATTCGTAATGGCCCTTATCACTATTTAACTGAGAACCAAAGAGAGATTGTGGCTGCAAGATATGCCGTTGAAAGAAAAGCCATTACTATGTCTGGTAATTATGGTCAACAAGCAGAAATTGAGATATTTCATCAAGCAGAGGCATCTCTAAAGTCTTCGATTGCCCATTTAAATTCCGAAGCACGATTATCGTCGCAAGCTTTGGAGCAGTTTGAAAATCTCGTGAGTAAAGACATTTCAAATAGTCCGGAAAAATACGTGCAATTAGCTCCATCAAAAAAGGTCTAA
- a CDS encoding MmgE/PrpD family protein, whose protein sequence is MKNTSSSFPSQELSTFAANLQAQHIPQDVFRKAEDLLVDWVGSTLAGKGARAVEIVNRFTKQMGPTTGPSEILIDRTHTTPYFAAMVNAAASHVVEQDDVHNASVFHPATVVFSPALAVAQSIKASGEEFMVACIAGYEVGIRVGEFLGRSHYKVFHTTGTAGTIAAAAAVGRLLKLSPEQMLHAFGSAGTQAAGLWEFLKDAADSKQLHTAHAAGAGLTAAYLAKDGFTGAKKILEGSQGMAAGMSSDSDITKLTDRLGTRWALVETSFKYHASCRHTHPAADALLQVMQNHHLKVEEIVEVKTLVHQGAIDVLGPVVNPTTVHQSKFSMGTVLALAAQYGYAGLNEFERYFNHPQIKALCSRITMELDPEVDAAYPARWIGKVTVKTQDGRILHGRVDEPKGDPGNTLSRAEIEEKAIRLALFSGAASEAEMKTLFTQLWNMTKIDCVQSILPTFMN, encoded by the coding sequence ATGAAGAACACATCAAGCTCCTTTCCCTCCCAAGAACTATCCACCTTCGCTGCTAATTTACAAGCGCAGCATATTCCGCAAGACGTTTTTCGTAAAGCTGAGGATTTACTGGTGGATTGGGTCGGTTCAACTCTCGCAGGGAAGGGCGCTCGCGCCGTTGAAATCGTCAATCGCTTTACTAAGCAGATGGGACCTACTACGGGCCCCTCAGAAATCCTCATTGATCGCACGCACACCACACCGTATTTTGCCGCGATGGTCAATGCTGCCGCATCCCATGTGGTCGAGCAAGACGATGTGCATAATGCCTCGGTATTTCATCCAGCAACTGTCGTCTTTTCTCCCGCATTAGCTGTAGCGCAATCAATCAAGGCCAGTGGTGAAGAGTTTATGGTTGCATGCATTGCCGGCTATGAAGTTGGTATTCGTGTTGGAGAGTTTTTAGGGCGCTCGCATTACAAAGTCTTTCATACGACAGGAACTGCCGGCACGATTGCAGCTGCGGCAGCGGTCGGTCGTTTATTAAAACTATCCCCTGAGCAGATGTTGCATGCCTTTGGATCTGCAGGAACTCAAGCCGCAGGTTTGTGGGAGTTTTTAAAAGATGCTGCAGACTCCAAGCAATTACATACCGCCCATGCCGCAGGGGCTGGTTTGACAGCAGCCTATTTAGCTAAGGATGGTTTTACAGGAGCTAAAAAGATTTTAGAAGGCTCACAAGGGATGGCCGCTGGGATGTCGAGTGATTCAGATATAACAAAACTCACCGATCGTTTAGGTACTCGGTGGGCATTGGTCGAGACCTCCTTTAAATATCATGCCTCCTGTCGTCACACCCATCCAGCTGCAGATGCTTTATTACAGGTCATGCAGAATCATCACCTCAAGGTGGAAGAGATTGTTGAAGTTAAAACGCTTGTTCATCAGGGTGCAATTGATGTATTAGGGCCAGTGGTTAATCCAACAACAGTCCATCAATCGAAGTTTTCGATGGGGACTGTCTTAGCACTAGCAGCGCAGTATGGATATGCAGGCCTGAATGAATTCGAGCGCTATTTCAATCACCCACAGATCAAAGCATTATGTTCGCGCATCACCATGGAACTAGATCCTGAAGTAGACGCCGCATATCCCGCACGCTGGATTGGTAAAGTTACCGTTAAAACACAAGACGGCAGAATCCTCCATGGTCGAGTGGATGAGCCCAAGGGTGATCCAGGCAATACCTTATCCCGCGCCGAGATAGAAGAGAAGGCGATTCGATTAGCACTTTTTAGTGGTGCTGCCTCAGAAGCAGAAATGAAAACCCTTTTCACACAGCTGTGGAACATGACTAAAATTGATTGCGTGCAGTCAATACTGCCTACCTTCATGAATTAG
- a CDS encoding YeeE/YedE family protein has protein sequence MDLIQLKYIVLLSAFSLATILGFAMQRTQFCSMGAISDVFVMKSWSRARQWCVALAIAVIGTSLLYLGGWIDIHQTIYTNPKLLWLSHLVGGLLFGIGMSIASGCGAKNLVRLGAGSLKSLVVLLVMGIFAQMTLRGVFGVLRVNTVDSIFLQLPTYQDLGSLLSQTLPFSIPVISLMISIVFAGVLLAFAFKDRLFRDEGQWWVSILVGVVIVGFWFISGHLGFVPEDPNTLEPLFVATNSGRMESASLVAPMAYLLDYLTLFSDTSKTISFAIVIALGIIAGSCLGAVLQGQWRLQGFSNTADTLNHLVGGALMGIGGVTALGCTFGQGLSGMSTLALSSFITVAAMILGVFLGLRYLERTA, from the coding sequence ATGGATCTTATACAACTCAAATACATCGTTCTCCTGAGTGCATTTTCGCTCGCCACAATTTTGGGCTTTGCCATGCAAAGAACCCAGTTTTGTTCCATGGGTGCCATCAGTGATGTCTTTGTTATGAAGTCTTGGAGTCGCGCTCGTCAGTGGTGTGTGGCACTCGCTATTGCCGTTATTGGGACCAGCTTGTTGTACTTGGGAGGGTGGATTGATATTCACCAAACCATTTACACCAATCCCAAATTATTATGGCTATCGCATCTGGTTGGTGGTCTTTTATTTGGGATTGGGATGTCGATTGCCTCTGGATGCGGGGCTAAAAATCTCGTCCGTTTAGGCGCAGGTAGCCTTAAATCCCTGGTGGTGTTACTCGTCATGGGCATCTTTGCGCAAATGACTTTGCGGGGAGTCTTTGGTGTCTTGCGCGTGAATACCGTTGATAGCATTTTCCTTCAATTACCGACCTATCAGGATCTCGGTTCCCTCCTCAGTCAGACATTGCCGTTTTCGATTCCCGTGATATCGCTTATGATCAGTATTGTATTTGCAGGAGTATTACTCGCCTTTGCATTCAAAGATCGACTTTTTCGTGATGAGGGGCAGTGGTGGGTAAGTATCCTTGTTGGAGTGGTAATTGTTGGTTTTTGGTTCATTTCTGGTCATTTAGGATTTGTGCCAGAGGATCCCAATACCCTAGAGCCTCTTTTTGTTGCCACCAATAGTGGACGCATGGAAAGTGCCTCGCTAGTTGCACCCATGGCTTATCTCTTGGATTATTTAACCCTATTCAGTGACACCTCTAAAACCATTAGCTTTGCCATTGTCATTGCGCTTGGCATTATTGCGGGATCGTGTCTAGGTGCAGTGTTACAAGGGCAGTGGCGACTCCAAGGCTTTTCAAATACCGCGGATACCCTCAATCACCTCGTTGGTGGCGCACTCATGGGGATTGGCGGCGTGACCGCTTTGGGATGTACATTTGGACAAGGCTTAAGTGGTATGTCCACCTTAGCCTTATCCTCATTTATAACCGTAGCCGCCATGATACTCGGCGTATTTTTGGGGCTACGGTATTTAGAGCGAACTGCTTAA